DNA from Sulfurimonas xiamenensis:
CGTTTAAAATATCATCCACATTATCTGTCAGTTTTATATCTAAACCTCTATCCTTGTTTAGATTTTTTACTACACCGCTCTTTACGACTATATCAACACCTGCACGGGCAGATATAACATCTGCATTATCTTTTAAAATATTGACAACGCTTGCCCCTACTGTTCCTACACCGATTATTCCAATTTTTACCATATTACTTTTTTTCTTCTTGAAATTGTTTTAAAAACTCTTTTATATTTCTAGCTGCTTGGCGAATACGGTTGTCATTTTCTATCAAAGCTATACGAACATACCCTTCACCATATGAGCCAAATCCGATGCCAGGAGCCACGGCAACACCTGCCTCTTTTAAAAGTCTTTTTGAAAACTCTAAAGATCCTAAATGCTGAGCACATTCAGGCAGTTTTGCCCAAACAAACATACTGGCATGATTTTTTCTTATATGCCAGCCTGCCCTGTCAAATGCTTTTAACAAAACTTCTTGACGGTGATTATATTTATCCGTTATATCTTTAACGCAGTGCTGATCTCCGTTTAATGCAACAGTAGCTGCCACTTGAATCGGCGTAAACATTCCATAATCCAACCAAGATTTGATCTTTTGAAGAGCGCCTATAAGCTTTTTGTTTCCGACAAAGAAGCCAACGCGCCACCCTGCCATATTGTAGCTTTTTGAAAGAGTAAAACTCTCAACTGCCACATCTTTTGCTCCAGGTACGCTCATTATAGAAGGCGTTACATAACCGTCAAAAGTTATATCACCATATGCTATATCACTGATAATATAAAATCTTCTCTCTTTTGCCATGGCAACAAGACGAACATAAAATTCCTGAGTAACAGTTGCTGTTGTAGGATTGTGAGGAAAGTTAACCAAAACATATTTAGGTTTTGGCGAACTCTCTTTTAAGACTCTATCAAGATCTTCAAAAAATTTATCCTCATCAAGTCTGTAATCATCATCAAACTCTATTCCAAATTTAACAACATTCCCGCCTGCCAATATAAAAGAGTACTCATGAATTGGATAAGTAGGATCAGGAACAACTGCAACATCTCCAGGATTGGTGATAGCATACGCTAAGTGTGCATACCCCTCTTTGGAACCCATTGTAGCTACACACTCTGTTTCAGGATCTAAATCACAGTCATATCTTTTTTTGTACCAATCAGCGATAGCGGCTAAAAGTTTAGGAATACCTTTTGAAGTTGAATAACCGTGTGTTTTTGTTTTTTGCGCAGACTCAATAAGCTTCTCTCTTATATGCTTAGGAGTATCTCCATCAGGATTTCCCATAGAAAAATCTATAACATCAGCACCTGCCCTGCGTTCTGCCATTTTAAGGTCATTTACCTCAGCAAACACATACTTCGGTAACCTTTTTATTCTCTCAAATTGTATCTCGTCAAACATGAACATTCCTGCTTAAATAATTAATGACATTCTATCAAAAAAATTTGATAATTAGTTTATTTTTTAATTACCGGTTTTAAAACTAAATCATCTTTGATATTTTTAAGCGTGTATATATCGGAAATTTTTACATAATGGGTGTTTTCATGCATATTTAAAGTTAGATATGTTTTTTTTGTATCTATCTTAATAACTCTTAGCAAATTTAAAAATTTATCATAAAATGCAATATGCGGATACCAGTTATTTCTAGAAGAACTTATTATATCTATCTTATCTATTTTTGAAACATTTAACCAGTAGGAGTAAAGAGATCTTTTTAATCTTATCTCTTCAGAATCTTCAAGAGTAGTAACATCAAGTTTGGCATTTTTCATATCTATCACATAAGACCAATCTGTTTGTGACTCTTTTATAACATCAACAATTTCACAACCATTTTTTTTCAGTTCTTGACTAATAACTAAAGGATCAGCAGCATATTCGGAAATCAAACTTATTTTCCAAATAAATTCTGAGTCATTAAAACTTGATTCTTTTGTGACATATCTATAATACCCTATATTTCTTAGTGAGTCACTCATTATTTTTACAAAAAACAGAGGAGCGCCTTTAGTTTTAAAGCTTATATTTGTCTCTTGAGGCTTTTTAAAAAACAGATTTAAAATACCATTCTCTTTAAGTGTTTGAATAACTTTAATAGAGTTTACTCTTCCATCACTGTTATAATACTCCTCTTTTGGAGTGAAAATAATATCTATATAAGCTCTATCTTTCTCAAATGTAACTGGATTAATTAAATTTCTAATCTTTTTAATCAAAAAATCTTCACTTTTTTCACTTTCAAATTTTTCTGTTTCTAATATATCTGCATAGGAGAATGAGAAAAGCAAAGTAAAAATAAAAAATACTTTTACCATCCTTTGCCTTTGTTTAATCTCTTAAACTCTTCCATATCTATCTCTTTTAATTCTGAATTTATATATGAAAATATTATATTTTTAGGATTTGAAAATTTTATAATCTCTCCGTTTATCTCTATATCTATATATCCATGCCCAAACAACAGCAACCACTCTTTTTTTGGGTCCAAAGAAAACTCCCCAGAAAGCGTTTCTTGATATCTTTTATAATTTTTTAAGTCAATATAACCAAGCCATACTTTACTTTTTGGAATAATTTTAAATGAAACTTGCTGAACTTCTACATCCCCATTTTGAGATTCTACTGATTCTGCTTCATATACTGATTTAAGTTCTTCTGCTAATTCAGACTCTTTGGTTGATTCCAATAACTCGGCTGACTCTACAGCTTCTGCTGCTTCTGGAAGTTCTTGTACCTCTTGCGTGTTTAAACTTCTGTTTTCATCAGGCAGAGAACTGTTTTTATCATTTTGAATCTCTAAAATATTGCTTTTGGCACTCTCTATTACACTATTGTCAATTGTATAAAGTACATCTTCCGAAGACTTTATAATAAAATATGTCAATGCAGCAATAACAACTATTCCAAAAATTATATACAAAAGTGTGAAATTTCTTTTTTCTTTAATAAGATAACGAGATAAATTAACACTCTCTTCAACAGGTGCATTGCTTTGAAAATATTCGTTGGCTTTATCTCTTAATTCACTTAAATCAAGAGAATATTCTCTCTCGAGTATAGATAAAAAACCCTTAAGCTGAACACTGTTCATACCTTCAAAATTTTCATCTAAAAGTGCCTGAGCATGGATTAAAGAAATATGTGTTTCTTCATGAATTTTTTGAGCGCTAAATTTTTTTAATTTTTCAACATCTTCACTCATATTCTCATCCTATCCATCAATATAGCTCCAGCTGCACCTACATTTAAAGAATCAAACTTATGTGACATTTTTATACTTACTATCTCATCTAGTTTTGAAGTTACTCTGGCACTCAACCCTTCACCTTCACTGCCTAAAAACAAAGCTCTTTTTTGTTTCACTTTAACATCACGAATATCTTTGCCATTCATATCTGCCCCATAAGTGTAGAAACCCGACATTTTAAGATCATTCATTACATTATGAACATTTGTTTCTATTGCAAAAGGCATATCCAAAAGTGCTCCTGTACTAGTTCTGACAATAGCTTCAAGAGGCAGTGTTTTTACCCCGCATGCTATAACTGCTTCAACACCCAAAGCATAAGCACTCCTGATTATTGCGCCGATATTTCCAACATCAGTCAAACCTGATAAAACAAGTACAAATTCATAATTTAAAAATGTTTTATAGTCATAGAGTTTATAAGGATCAATTTCTGCGAGTATCCCTTGATGAGATGCATTTTTACACATTTTTCCCGCTGCATCAGATGGGATTCTTTTGATTTCAAAATCCATCTTCATAAGACGCGAATACTCTTTTTTATCTATCTCTTTTGCTAAATAAAGTGTTTTTATCTTTTGTGGATGATTGGCAATGATATAATTGATTGGTTGTTTTGCATAAATTAACATAAAGACATTTTATCCAAAAAAGTTAAATATAGAGTGCGTATATAAAAACTCCCTCTATTTAAAGTTTTAATAATCTTTCATAACATGCTTTTGTATTTTCACCAGTTATTTTGCCAATAAGTTTTGCTTGAACTTTTTTCGGCAAATCAAGCTCTAAAATATCATTTTGAGTTATTGCGCTGCTGTTTTGTGCCTTTGATGCACTAATAACGACAACCCACTCCCCTCGAAGATTTGCATCAAGTTTGTGTTTTATCTCATCTGCCGTTCCAAAATAATAATTTTGATACTTTTTTGTAAGCTCTTTTGCTAAAAATATCTCTCTTTTAGGTTCTTCGTAAGAGAGTTCGTCCAAAAGTTTGGCAAGCCTATGTGGAGATTCATAGAGAACTGTGGTAAATCCGCTTCCAAGAGCACCTTGAAGCGAGGCTGCTCTCTCTTTACCTTTGTGAGGCAAAAATCCCCAAAAAAGCATCTTTGTATCTACAAATCCGCTTGCCACAAAAGCAGTTAAAAGTGCATTTGCACCGGGCAGAACATCATAAGCAACACCCATCTCTTGACAATATTTTACTAAAGCTTGTCCGGGGTCACTTATACCGGGCATGCCGGCATCACTTACATAAATAACATTTTGATCAAAAAAAGAGGGCTCTAGTTTTGCTATAAACTCTTTTTCATTATGAGAGTGGAGTGAAATAAAATTTTGATCAGATTTAAAGTCAGTGCTATACCGCTCTTTTAAAATATGGATAAGTTTTTTTGTAACGCGAGTATCTTCGCATAAAAGGGTGTCGGCACTACTTAGAGCCTCTATGGCTCTAAGCGATATATCGCCTATATTTCCAATCGGAGTTGGAACAAGTGTAAGCAAGAAAAATCTTGATTATTTTTTTGCGTAACGCTGGTTGAATTTCTCAATTCTTCCTGCAGTATCTACCATTCTCTCAGAACCTGTAAAGAAAGGGTGACACTCATTACAGATGTCAATTCTCATCTCATCTTTTTGACTTAATGTCTCAAAAGTGTTTCCACATGCACAAGTTACAGTACATGTTACTAATTTCGGGTGGATATCTTTTTTCATTTTTTTACCTTTTGATACTCGTTTGCGTGCGAATATCTATATATTTTTTAAATCCGTATGGGTGCGGATTTTTAAGATTGCAATTATAGCTGAATTTATCTTAAAGAAGTATTTTAGCTGCTATTGCCGCTACAGCGCTCTCTGATCTTAATACCATCGGCGTATCTAATCTAAATGTTTTTAAAGATGAAAGAAGCTCTCTCTCTTTATCAGAAAATCCACCTTCACACCCTATTAAAACTCTTTTTATACCACTGTAGTCCTGCAATGCATTTTGACAAAAATCAAATACATTTACATCAGGAAACTTCGTTACAAACTCTTCTATGTTTTTATAGGTGTCAAACTCTATATATGTACTTCTGCCGCACTGCTGCATAGAAGCTTCTAAAATTCTCTCAAATCTTTTAAAATCAAGTTTAAAATTTTTCTGACTTCTATCACAAAATATAAATGATATTCTCTCAACTCCTGTCTCACAAAGAGAAGGAAGCACTTTTTCTATAGAATTTGAGTCTATTACGCACCAACCAAGATGAAGAGACTTTGTGCTTTTAATTTCCTCTTTTTTTGAAAAAAGCAGCGATAACTCTGCACTTCTTGGCTCAACGCTCTCTATTTTGTATCTATGTAAAATCTCTAAATTCTGTTTTGCTCTAAAATATAATTCATCACCCTTTTTGTGACGACGAACTTTGATTAAATATTTGTATAAGTCACCTCTTATACAAAGAGTATCACGACCTGCTTCATCATCAAATATATATATCAATTCCACATCCAAACAGAGATACTTAATACTAAAAATATTTCAAGAGAGAAAATTTTCAGTGCATATGATTTATAGTTTTCAAACGCATTGTTCTCTTTTTTCTTGAGATATTTCAACTTTATAGAGCGTTTAAATTCAAGATAAATTAAAATTACGGCAAGAAGAATCATAATAATATTTTCTGCCGTAAAATCTAAATGTTTAGCCGCCATCATAACTACACCCGTAAAAATAATTGCAACTATAACTGTTCCAACAATTGGTGTAAAAAGCGACATTGTCCTTGTGTATTTTGTTAAATTTTTCATACTTAAAAGTATCAAAACATTTATAAAAATCACGCCCAAAACTGTAATAACACTATAGTTATGTGTTACAATACTCATATCATACATTTCATTCATGATGAAATTTTACAATAAATTTAATAAAAGAAGAGACATGGCAGTTACAATAGAAGAAGCATTTGAATATATTTATAAAAATACTACGGCAAAATCAATCAAGATATTACCGATTGAGCAAGTTTTAGGATATGTTTTGGCAGAAGATATTATTGCATCGCACAATCTTCCGCCTTATGACAATTCAGCTATGGACGGTTATGCTGTTAAAGTTGAAGATGCAGGCAAAGAGGTAAAAGTAAATCATACAATTTTTGCGGGTGATGATTCAAAAGAGGAGTTAAAAAGCGGATTTGCTATCAAAATAATGACGGGGGCAAGGGTTCCAAAAGGGTGTGAAACAATTGTTCCAATTGAAGATGCAGTAATTTCACAGGATAAAATAAAACTTCCCAAAAAATTAAAACCATTTAGACATATCCGTTTATGTGGTGAAGATATCAAAAGCGCAACTACTCTGTTAAAGAGAGGACAAAGACTTCAAGCGCATCATATTACACTCTTAGCTTCACAGGGCATAAGTCACACTAAAGTTTACAAAAAACCAAAAGTAGCTATATTTGCTTCGGGGAACGAGCTTAAAATGCATTTTGAGAATGTTACATCCTATCAGCTCTACAACACAAATACTCCAACATTTTTTTCAAGAGTCAAAGAACTCGGATGTGAAGTTGACTTTATCGGAACATCTCAAGACTCTTTAAAAGATATACAAGAACATATAAAAAGTGCTCTTGAGAGCGACCTTATCATCACTTCAGGAGGGGTTAGCGTAGGTGATGCAGACTTTACAAAAGAGGCTTTTGGTGCATTCGGTTATGAAATATTTTTTGATAAAATTGACATTAAACCAGGCAAACCAACAACTTTTGGACGCATAAAAGATACTTTAATTTTAAATCTTCCGGGAAATCCTCTGGCAGCCGCACTCAATTTTGAACTTTTTGGGCAAAGCATTATTTTGGCATTAAGCGGCGATAAAGCAAAGTATATAAATACAATAGAAACAAAAATGGCAGATGACTACACTTTAAAACCAGGAAGAAGATCTCTTATTCCCGGATATTTTGATGGCATAAAATTTATACCGCATAAAAAATTTGCTCCCGGTATGATATCCCCGCTGGCAGCTTCAAACGCATATATAATTATAGAGAATGATTGTGAAATTTTAAAAAAAGATGCTAAAGTTAAAATAATTCCTACAAGATTTAGTTTTAACTCTAAAGAAATAAACGATTTAATAAATACTACAAAAGAGTAAATCTTTTGAAAACCATCCCTGTTTAAGGTACTTTTTTGGTATTTTAAACACTCTTGGGATTTATAAACCTTTCTCTCTTTTTTATCTTATCTAAAAGGTTTGAATCTCTCCAATTTTTTTGGACTTCTTCACTAAAAGCAAACTCTTCGAGATTTATTAAACCCATATTTAGAGAGTAAGCATCCTCTCTAAAAGCTTGTGCATATCCCGTATCTGTTTCATGAACAATAACACTGTGAAGCTTTACTTCTCTCTCCCCGTTTATGGTTGTAGTTAACTCTAAGAGCTTATCTATCATTACAAAAATAACACGGCTGAACTGCTCAGCAGATGGAGAAACAGGAAGAAGAACCCATCTTGCAGAGTTTTTTTTCATAGCATCTATGTACTCTTTGTTGTCATCTCTCCAGATTGCTATACTATGGTCAAAACTCTCAATAAGATCTTTCATGTTTTGCTTCATCAAACCAAAATCATAAACCATTTGACCATTATCTAAAAAATTGGATGCAAACAAAAGCTCAACTTTATAAGAGTGGCCATGCAGAGAGCTTCTACACTTCGAACTGGAACAGCCTCTAACAATATGAGCATTCTCAAATTTAAAAAGCTTTCTAATTATCATTTTTTAGCACTCCTAAACCCCTTTGTTCTGATCCCATATTCTTATATGAAGTCTGTCGCTAAAATTGTACCCTTTTGATTTGCAAAACTCTATAAGAGGCTCTGTATTGGTCTCCACTTCCTCTTTGTTCCCTCCAAGAGGCATACAATAAACCTGAGTCGCCGGAGAGTGCAGAATTATCTCTGATATCTCCTCTTCCAAGCCTAGAGTTATAGATTCCGCATCTATGGAAAACTTAAAAAAAGCCTCTTTGGCATTTGAGGCAATAGAGTTTATAATATCTCCTCGAACTCTTTTGCTAAAAGATTCATTTGAATTTGACAACTTTACAGATAAAGCGAATATACACTTTTTATATATGGGAAATTTTTCAAAATCTACGCGCAAAGAAGCATTTGTCTCAAAAGTGATTCTATGACCTTTTTTATGCAAAGCTTCCAAAAACTCTACAAAAACCTTTTCATTTGCATATATAAGCGGTTCTCCGCCTGTTAAAACAATATCTACACTTCTAGGCAAATCATAAATATTTAAAATATTAAGAAGCTCTTTTGAACTTTTTATTTCTACCCAATTTTGAGAAAAATGCTCTTTATTTACGGCATAAACCGTATCACATCCTAAAACCTTTGTACCATCAGGAGCTATCTCTTGACAGTTAAAACCTTCGCATTTCATATTACATCCGCCAAAGCGAAAAAAGATTGACGGAGAACCGCTGTATCTACCCTCGCCCTGGATACTGTAAAAATGTTCGACTAGATATATCATCAACCACCCGTTTCATAAAAAGCACGGGATGAAGATTCGCTATCTTCACCGCCCCAACGATTTTTCTCCGGTTTGTTTTTCACAACATCTCTTAAAACTTCTGCTGCTGCTGCAATATCACCCTCTTTTATGGACTTTGATATACTCATGGCTTCATCGAAATAGAGACATGGTATAAGATTGCCCTCTGCGGTTAGGCGAATACGATTGCACTGCTTACAAAAATCATCCCCATAAGGCTCAATGATTCCAAATCGATATCCATCTTTCATGCGGTAATAGCGTGAAGGAGATGCACCATCAAAACCTTCATCTTCGAACTCATAGTGCTCTCTTAAAATTGCTAAAAGTTCATCTGATTTAAGTCCGCTTATCTCTTTAGAAGCATATT
Protein-coding regions in this window:
- a CDS encoding LL-diaminopimelate aminotransferase, which codes for MFDEIQFERIKRLPKYVFAEVNDLKMAERRAGADVIDFSMGNPDGDTPKHIREKLIESAQKTKTHGYSTSKGIPKLLAAIADWYKKRYDCDLDPETECVATMGSKEGYAHLAYAITNPGDVAVVPDPTYPIHEYSFILAGGNVVKFGIEFDDDYRLDEDKFFEDLDRVLKESSPKPKYVLVNFPHNPTTATVTQEFYVRLVAMAKERRFYIISDIAYGDITFDGYVTPSIMSVPGAKDVAVESFTLSKSYNMAGWRVGFFVGNKKLIGALQKIKSWLDYGMFTPIQVAATVALNGDQHCVKDITDKYNHRQEVLLKAFDRAGWHIRKNHASMFVWAKLPECAQHLGSLEFSKRLLKEAGVAVAPGIGFGSYGEGYVRIALIENDNRIRQAARNIKEFLKQFQEEKK
- the rlmB gene encoding 23S rRNA (guanosine(2251)-2'-O)-methyltransferase RlmB, coding for MLIYAKQPINYIIANHPQKIKTLYLAKEIDKKEYSRLMKMDFEIKRIPSDAAGKMCKNASHQGILAEIDPYKLYDYKTFLNYEFVLVLSGLTDVGNIGAIIRSAYALGVEAVIACGVKTLPLEAIVRTSTGALLDMPFAIETNVHNVMNDLKMSGFYTYGADMNGKDIRDVKVKQKRALFLGSEGEGLSARVTSKLDEIVSIKMSHKFDSLNVGAAGAILMDRMRI
- the rsmI gene encoding 16S rRNA (cytidine(1402)-2'-O)-methyltransferase → MLTLVPTPIGNIGDISLRAIEALSSADTLLCEDTRVTKKLIHILKERYSTDFKSDQNFISLHSHNEKEFIAKLEPSFFDQNVIYVSDAGMPGISDPGQALVKYCQEMGVAYDVLPGANALLTAFVASGFVDTKMLFWGFLPHKGKERAASLQGALGSGFTTVLYESPHRLAKLLDELSYEEPKREIFLAKELTKKYQNYYFGTADEIKHKLDANLRGEWVVVISASKAQNSSAITQNDILELDLPKKVQAKLIGKITGENTKACYERLLKL
- the rpmE gene encoding 50S ribosomal protein L31, whose amino-acid sequence is MKKDIHPKLVTCTVTCACGNTFETLSQKDEMRIDICNECHPFFTGSERMVDTAGRIEKFNQRYAKK
- a CDS encoding 16S rRNA (uracil(1498)-N(3))-methyltransferase, which codes for MELIYIFDDEAGRDTLCIRGDLYKYLIKVRRHKKGDELYFRAKQNLEILHRYKIESVEPRSAELSLLFSKKEEIKSTKSLHLGWCVIDSNSIEKVLPSLCETGVERISFIFCDRSQKNFKLDFKRFERILEASMQQCGRSTYIEFDTYKNIEEFVTKFPDVNVFDFCQNALQDYSGIKRVLIGCEGGFSDKERELLSSLKTFRLDTPMVLRSESAVAAIAAKILL
- a CDS encoding molybdopterin molybdotransferase MoeA, with translation MAVTIEEAFEYIYKNTTAKSIKILPIEQVLGYVLAEDIIASHNLPPYDNSAMDGYAVKVEDAGKEVKVNHTIFAGDDSKEELKSGFAIKIMTGARVPKGCETIVPIEDAVISQDKIKLPKKLKPFRHIRLCGEDIKSATTLLKRGQRLQAHHITLLASQGISHTKVYKKPKVAIFASGNELKMHFENVTSYQLYNTNTPTFFSRVKELGCEVDFIGTSQDSLKDIQEHIKSALESDLIITSGGVSVGDADFTKEAFGAFGYEIFFDKIDIKPGKPTTFGRIKDTLILNLPGNPLAAALNFELFGQSIILALSGDKAKYINTIETKMADDYTLKPGRRSLIPGYFDGIKFIPHKKFAPGMISPLAASNAYIIIENDCEILKKDAKVKIIPTRFSFNSKEINDLINTTKE
- a CDS encoding 6-pyruvoyl trahydropterin synthase family protein, with the protein product MIIRKLFKFENAHIVRGCSSSKCRSSLHGHSYKVELLFASNFLDNGQMVYDFGLMKQNMKDLIESFDHSIAIWRDDNKEYIDAMKKNSARWVLLPVSPSAEQFSRVIFVMIDKLLELTTTINGEREVKLHSVIVHETDTGYAQAFREDAYSLNMGLINLEEFAFSEEVQKNWRDSNLLDKIKKRERFINPKSV
- a CDS encoding 7-carboxy-7-deazaguanine synthase QueE; its protein translation is MIYLVEHFYSIQGEGRYSGSPSIFFRFGGCNMKCEGFNCQEIAPDGTKVLGCDTVYAVNKEHFSQNWVEIKSSKELLNILNIYDLPRSVDIVLTGGEPLIYANEKVFVEFLEALHKKGHRITFETNASLRVDFEKFPIYKKCIFALSVKLSNSNESFSKRVRGDIINSIASNAKEAFFKFSIDAESITLGLEEEISEIILHSPATQVYCMPLGGNKEEVETNTEPLIEFCKSKGYNFSDRLHIRIWDQNKGV